The stretch of DNA AAATGAAAGGCTTAATGCAAATCGATCAAGAGTTTTAGCCTGCTCTAGAATTTGTTTTGCGTAATGATAAAGGAGTACTGCATCTTCAGTCGGTTCGACACTGCGGCTCAATCTATCGAATAAAGTGATCGCTAACTGGTCTTCTAAACTCGTAATTACTTGTGCAACCGTTGTTCGGTGCTTATTCAATTTTATCGCCGCTTTACTAAAAGCTTTCTGTTCATATACCGCAACGAAAGTATTTAATTGTTCAAGACTAAAATTCATATTATGCCCTGCGAGTCCTTATATTCGATAATAAATCTTACCACCAGAGTCTACATTAACCAATACAACGTATGTTTCTCTTATTAAGTGACACATTTCTATCAGCACGTTCTGACTTGAATTCAAATATCTTCCCAAATACACATTAAACATACGAATTAGTATACTTTTTACCACCAGAAACCGCCCTCCCTCCCTTTACCGACGCTGTTTGAATGACAACGATGGTTCGAGCCCATCGCTAGAGAGTTAATGAGTCTAAAAACCTTATGTAAAGTTGCGTCATTGCTTCGGCAACTTAACTTAAATAACTCAGGAACGTCCCATGAACACTCTAAAAATGACCGCTTTGTCTACGGCTTTACTTGCTACTATTTCTATTTCTGCATTTGCTGGCGATGACATTCAAAAAGTCGATCCATCCGATATGACTCGTGCCAGCTCTAATATGTATGTAGCAACCAACAACAAAGGTGACCTAAAGCTATCAGGGGCACTATCATACGCTTATGACAACGGGCAGATGTCTATGTTCACATTGGAAGGTTCGATGGATAATGAAGGTAAATATAAAGACAGCCGAGCTCAATATTTCCATGTGTTCAACATAAATAGTGCTATTACACCTCGTGTAGCCGCATCATTAGATATCATTGATAATGCAAGCTTTACTACTGCTGCAGTAGGTGGTGTCGCTATTTTTAGAACTCCAATCGACTCTCTGACCTTTTTTGGCCGTGCAGCACTGATGGGCGGTGAATATTCAGACAGCACAACAGGTGCCTTCGGTGTGACAGACAATAGCATCGTAGGTGGTATGGCTGCTGCTTATGCAGTTTGGAAGCCGGGCGCCGATGGTACTTATTTTGCAGCCTACCCAGAATTTACATACATGGATGGTGATATTGAAACGAGTACCGTTAAAACCACTCTACTCGCAGCGACTCCTTTTTCGGCAGACAAAACACGTTGGGGACAAGTCAAGGTTGAAAATACTTATGGAAGCATGGAATCAACCAATCAAAAACTAGACATTGACGACACCGTGGTTTGGTTTCAATACAAAGTATTCTTCTAAAACGACCAAAATCCATAATATGTTAAAGGTGAATCGAGAGATTCGCCTTTTTTTAGTTTTGTTTTCCTTACCTTACACCCTCTCACTCTTCTTTATTAAAATAGCCACGATTGACTATTCAGTTCGGCCTTATCTCTATCTCTATCTCTATCTCCATCTCTATCTCTATCTCCATCTCTATCTCTATCTCTATCTCTATCTCTATCTCTATCTCTATCAAGTTACGCCTACATCCCATATTGATTCAACACTCAAAACCTTATTCTAGCGGCCTATTTCAATGCCGTTATTGATGTTTACGTTTGCTAGTGCATACCTAAACCCCATCAATATAGCTTGATTCAAACGAAGCCACTCTTGAGCTTACATAGCATCCCAACACTACGCGCATTGCCAATGAGTAGAGGGTAAGGAGATCGAATGTATAGTCTGAACACAATGAGTAACGGGAAGAAGCTCAAACAATCGTATCTATATAATGTGAACTTCTTTACGCCATGGCATTGGTGTGTAACCACGAGCCTAAAGCGCATAAAAGCGTTAACACAAGCGATAATGGATAGTGGTGTTGAGATGACCCAAAGATATCGTGGTACTTAATCACCCAATCACAGGGAATCAATAACCAAGTTCAACAAACAAAAAAACGCCAGTCAGGCGACTGGCGTTACAAAAAGATAAAACTCTATTCAATGATCAAATCTATCAATGATTAATCACATCAAGTGGCAATCACCGATTGCATAATTAGCGGCTAAAATATTTCGCAATCTCACGAGCATAAGTTTCTTCTTGGTTTTTGCCATTACTGGTTGAAAAGAAAGATATAACTAAGTCTTTTTCTGGTGAAATATACACACCTTGACCGCCAACACCGGCCTTGAATAAGTCGCCATCCTCAAAGATTGCATCAAATTGATAACCATTCTTGATGTTTGTGTCGTTGTAGAAAGAGTTTTCCATCATCTTACCAACATAACCACCACCGTAAGCTTCAGGGTTACCAGAGTCTTGAATTAACGTAATGACTTCTTTGCTAACACCACCATTACCCAACTTTGTGGCTGACGGAGTAAGTAACATACCGAATTTAGTCATATCTTCAATTGTGGTATTCATTGAGAAAAACATTAAAGGGTATCCCCCTTGTGGAGAAACGACAGTGTAAGCGTCATTATTTGCCCCCATTTTCTGCCACATATCACGACTGACAATCTCATTCATGGGTAAGTTACGAACATTCTCAATAAGTCGAGCCAGAACAAACGTATTAATTGAATTGTATTCGAATGTTTTTCCGCCCGGTGCTCTTCGCTTCATTTCGGCCAGCACTTCAAGTGGGCTTTGGTTGCCTTCACCCTCAAACACGCCAATGGAAACCGCCCATTTAAACCAAGGTTGTTCTGGGTTTATACGTGAGTCTGCCTCAGGCTCATCGTGCTCTGTTGCGTTTAAGCCTGTCGCCATATTTGCAGTATCAGAAACAGATACTGTATCCCAGTCAGATCCCTTTAATTCAGGAATGTATTTAGAAATAGGGTCATTAGGGTTAACTTTGCCCTCATTGACCAACTTAGCCAGCTCTATACCTGCTGTAATTTTCGAGTTTGAAAACCAATTATGCTTATCTGTTTTTCGCATCGTGTTGTAACGTTCAAAGACAACCTCTCCACTCTTAACAACAAGAAAAGCATCGACAGGGTAAGAATCTAGGTGTTCATTTAATGTCTTGCTTTCACCGTGCACAGTCGCTGATATTTCACCAATTTCTTGGTCAATCTGATATGGGAATTGGTAGACAGGTCCATCACGTTCAATTTGAGCGGTAGGATAGAAACGACTTAGGTTCTGCCAAGCAAACTTAGACTGTTCAATAGGAAACTGAAGTTTAACGCGATTGCCTTTTTGCAAGAAGAAGTCATGAGTGTTGTAAACATCTACATTTGTGGATGATTCATTAACGATCTCATTAGCAAACGCAGAGCCTGCAGATAGAGCCGTTACTATGGATATAGCGATTAAGCTTTTCATATTGGTTTTCCTATTGGTATATAAGTGCTGTAGTGCGAACTGTATGCAAAAGCTGCGAGCCAGTTGCCTTTGTTAATACAGACACGTTACAAGGAAAACGGAATAACGCCTCATCGCCTCCGATGGATTGCTTCCATCAAACATTGAAGTTGGAAACATGAATATTGTTTTCTCGGTGGTTTACCTACCCCAAGTGATTCTAATATTTACTATATTTAGCGCTGCTATGTGTAGAGCATGAAGAGAAGTGAATTAAACGGCACATAGCGATCAATTTTAGTCTAACTGTTCCCCGTTAGTCACCTTTCAATTCTAAGTTCGTTGATCAGATTTAGTGATAAAGCTCAATATCCGACGCGTCAATGACATACCCAGTTTCAATATCTTGATTGCCATCAGAAAGTGCAATCGACGTATCAACCGCCCCTGTTTTAATGTTCCCTGTCACCCATACTGGTGTGTATAAACTTTGTAATTCATGACCTTCAGGAAATTCGACTAAAATCGTTTGGTTTACAGGTGGGGGAGGTGTGTGAATGCAAGCCCCTGCAGTTGGCACCAAAATGAACTGCTTTCCTATTAAACCTTCCATTTCGAGCGGTACTAAAAACCCGGCCAGTTTCATATCGTTAATACTAAGCTCGGGAACTATATCGTTCGCTTGTTGTGTTCTTTGTAAAAGCAGCTCACGTACGTTTAAGCCAAACTTTTCAGCCAATACCACGCGTTGATTGTATCCATCGTTTTCCATTGGACTTAACTGACGCGTTTTTTGAACGGCTTCGTAGGCGTAAATCTCAGAAAGTAGCGCCTTATTCCCAGGAGAAAGAACCTGATACTGATTTTGCACAGGTCTTAATGACTCCCAAGATATCGTTTCAGCAGCTTGTGTGAACAAACTAAAACAACAAGCCATAACCATTAATAATGTATTTTTCATGTCAATATTT from Vibrio splendidus encodes:
- a CDS encoding DUF3299 domain-containing protein; this encodes MKNTLLMVMACCFSLFTQAAETISWESLRPVQNQYQVLSPGNKALLSEIYAYEAVQKTRQLSPMENDGYNQRVVLAEKFGLNVRELLLQRTQQANDIVPELSINDMKLAGFLVPLEMEGLIGKQFILVPTAGACIHTPPPPVNQTILVEFPEGHELQSLYTPVWVTGNIKTGAVDTSIALSDGNQDIETGYVIDASDIELYH
- a CDS encoding serine hydrolase domain-containing protein; the protein is MKSLIAISIVTALSAGSAFANEIVNESSTNVDVYNTHDFFLQKGNRVKLQFPIEQSKFAWQNLSRFYPTAQIERDGPVYQFPYQIDQEIGEISATVHGESKTLNEHLDSYPVDAFLVVKSGEVVFERYNTMRKTDKHNWFSNSKITAGIELAKLVNEGKVNPNDPISKYIPELKGSDWDTVSVSDTANMATGLNATEHDEPEADSRINPEQPWFKWAVSIGVFEGEGNQSPLEVLAEMKRRAPGGKTFEYNSINTFVLARLIENVRNLPMNEIVSRDMWQKMGANNDAYTVVSPQGGYPLMFFSMNTTIEDMTKFGMLLTPSATKLGNGGVSKEVITLIQDSGNPEAYGGGYVGKMMENSFYNDTNIKNGYQFDAIFEDGDLFKAGVGGQGVYISPEKDLVISFFSTSNGKNQEETYAREIAKYFSR